A genomic segment from Spinacia oleracea cultivar Varoflay chromosome 3, BTI_SOV_V1, whole genome shotgun sequence encodes:
- the LOC110788410 gene encoding uncharacterized protein At1g66480 → MGNSLGAKKTAKIMKINGETMKFKTPIQAKDVVKEYPGHVVLESDAVKHYGIRAKPLDPFNNLEPKKLYFLVELPKFPHDHQHRVPRRVRSGIQMSAKDRLESLMLSRRSVSDLSIMGPATRVMVDGWVHDEGDQEGVAKDNNSSGLRLRMKLPKAEVERLLSENADQDMVAEKIMALCLGQNVTNSSTIDATAGISKGKEVINGVLDQPFARPTPGGYKKRVGFMPNRQSEIRLAMAS, encoded by the coding sequence atggGAAATAGTTTAGGTGCTAAGAAAACAGCAAAAATTATGAAGATAAACGGGGAAACCATGAAGTTTAAGACTCCAATTCAAGCGAAAGACGTGGTGAAAGAGTACCCGGGTCACGTGGTTTTGGAGTCCGACGCCGTTAAGCATTATGGAATTCGGGCGAAGCCTCTTGATCCGTTTAATAATTTGGAGCCTAAGAAGCTTTATTTCTTGGTGGAGTTGCCTAAGTTTCCACATGATCACCAGCACAGGGTTCCCAGGAGGGTCCGGTCTGGAATTCAAATGTCCGCCAAGGACCGCCTTGAGAGCTTAATGCTTTCAAGGCGGTCTGTGTCTGACCTCTCAATCATGGGCCCAGCTACTAGAGTCATGGTTGACGGTTGGGTTCATGATGAAGGTGATCAGGAGGGAGTTGCCAAGGACAACAACTCTTCTGGGTTGAGATTGAGGATGAAGCTTCCCAAGGCAGAAGTGGAGCGGTTGTTGAGTGAAAACGCGGACCAAGACATGGTAGCTGAGAAGATTATGGCCTTATGTTTGGGTCAAAATGTGACAAACAGTAGTACCATCGATGCTACTGCTGGTATTTCGAAGGGCAAAGAGGTTATCAATGGTGTATTGGATCAACCATTTGCTCGTCCTACCCCAGGAGGTTACAAG